The proteins below are encoded in one region of Fulvia fulva chromosome 9, complete sequence:
- a CDS encoding Prohibitin-2, which translates to MGADPRQMWEQLQKNMAKVQQQGKRFGAGGAPGGPGPRGALTGIGGLLMLGGGVWFFNNALFNVDGGHRAIKYSRVGGVGKDIYNEGTHLAIPWFETPVDYDVRAKPRNVASLTGTKDLQMVNITCRVLSRPRIDALPQIYRTLGTDYDERVLPSIVNEVLKSVVAQFNASQLITQRENVSRLVRDNLVRRAARFNILLDDVSLTHLAFSPEFTAAVEAKQVAQQEAQRAAFVVDKARQEKQANIVRAQGEARSAELIGDAIKKSRSYVDLREFENARNIAQLLQSSQNKVYLDTEGLGLNVSGIGNSKNRDQK; encoded by the exons ATGGGAGCCGATCCGCGACAGATGTGGGAGCAGCTGCAGAAGAACATGGCCAAGGTCCAGCAGCAGGGCAAGAG ATTCGGTGCCGGTGGTGCTCCTGGTGGTCCAGGCCCTCGCGGTGCGCTGACTGGTATCGGTGGGCTGCTAATGCTGGGTGGTGGCGTGTGGTTCTTCAACAACGCTCTCTTCAACG TTGACGGAGGTCACCGCGCGATCAAGTACTCACGAGTGGGCGGTGTTGGCAAGGACATCTACAACGAAGGAACACATTTGGCCATCCCCTGGTTCGAGACGCCTGTCGACTACGATGTCCGCGCGAAACCACGCAATGTCGCCTCCCTCACCGGAACCAAGGACTTGCAGATGGTGAACATCACATGCCGTGTCCTGTCGAGACCACGCATAGATGCCCTGCCACAGATATACAGAACACTCGGAACCGACTACGATGAGAGAGTGCTCCCCAGCATCGTCAACGAGGTCCTGAAGAGCGTCGTCGCCCAGTTCAACGCATCACAGCTCATCACTCAGCGTGAGAACGTTTCGAGATTAGTACGGGATAACCTCGTGCGAAGAGCGGCACGCTTCAACATTCTGCTGGACGATGTATCACTGACG CACCTTGCATTCTCGCCCGAATTCACCGCCGCCGTCGAAGCCAAGCAGGTCGCCCAACAGGAAGCCCAGCGAGCAGCATTCGTCGTCGACAAGGCCAGACAAGAAAAGCAAGCCAACATCGTCCGCGCACAGGGTGAGGCACGTTCAGCAGAGCTGATCGGTGACGCGATCAAGAAGAGCAGATCATACGTCGACCTCAGAGAATTCGAGAATGCCCGCAACATCGCTCAGCTTCTACAATCGAGTCAGAACAAGGTCTACCTCGACACCGAGGGCCTTGGTCTCAACGTCAGCGGCATTGGCAACAGCAAGAACCGCGATCAGAAGTAG